The DNA window TCCTTTACTTTCTCGATCTTCAGCGCGATCACGTATTTCTCGACGTTCTGCCCTTCGCTGGCGGAGAACAGACTGCTCAGGTACGAGTATTCGTAGCCCAGCTTACGCTCCAGAAAGGTCGAGATGTTTTCGGTCGGCAGGCGTTCGCCTTTGAGATGCTGAATTTCGTTGATGAGCAAGACTTTCGTATGCTCCACCAGCGACTGCCGCCGGTCGTCGACAAGGTCGAATTCATTATCCTGCAATACACGCCGGATATCGTCCATCGTTACAGACGGGGGCAGTTCGCCGATCTCGACTTCGCCCAGTTCGACCCGGCCCACTGTCAGGCCCATCGCTTCAAGTTCGTCGCGTACGACCCGTTTGCAGCGGTTGCACACCATGTTTCGGATTGTCAGCGTGGTCATCAGCGTTGGGGTTTGAAGCGGAAGCCGACGTACACCATAGCCCCCGTGATGGGTCCCCACACGCGCGAACCAGCATCGAAACTGGTGCTGAACGGGTCGTTGGGGCTTATTATTGGGTCGGTTTGCCGGAA is part of the Spirosoma rhododendri genome and encodes:
- a CDS encoding helix-turn-helix domain-containing protein, coding for MTTLTIRNMVCNRCKRVVRDELEAMGLTVGRVELGEVEIGELPPSVTMDDIRRVLQDNEFDLVDDRRQSLVEHTKVLLINEIQHLKGERLPTENISTFLERKLGYEYSYLSSLFSASEGQNVEKYVIALKIEKVKEWLRYGELTLSEMAWRLGYSSVQHLSNQFRQVVGQTPGQFRKAAQVNRRSLDTL